TCGTGTCGTAATATTTTTGCGCAGGCCATCAATATTATTTTCCAAATCCGCTACCGGCAGCTTCTGCGCCACAATTGTCTTGCCTGTTAAAATAAAAACATACCATTCTTTGCCCGCGCAATAATATTCCAGCAGTGTTTCATCGTCTTTAATCTTGTTTTGGATCTCCGCCGTCGCCGGTGTGGTTACGGAAACGAGAGCCGCCAGTTCCGGCGCTTTTTCCTGCAGATCTTTTTTCAGTGCTAAAACGACAGCACGGCTTTTTTTCTGATTTTCTTTGTCCTCGACTTGCGCCACAACAGCTAAATTATCTTCGACCTTATCAAGCTGGGCCAAAGTTGTTTTGATTTGCTCTGTCTGTCCGCCGCGGACGTTTATGTCCTTTTGCGAAGCAAGTAAGTCCACCAGGGCGCGGGCTTTGGCACGCTCCACGTAAGCAAACGCTTCTGCGTAACGGCCGTCAGCAAGAAGCAGCGCCGTCAATTCAGCGTAAGCCGTTTGTTTATCGCCGACAAAGCCGATGCGTCCCGCTTCGGAATTAATCGAAGAGCGCTGCTTTTCAATGACGTCAATTGCTTTTTTGAGCATGTCTTCCGCAGTGCTTTTCCGGCCTTCGGCCAAAGCAATTTTGGCCCGATCCAGCAGCACAATCCAGTAAATGCCGCCGATCTGCTCAATCTGCGGATGTCCTAAAAGCTGGTCATATCCTTCTGTTGCTTCCTTTATGTTTCCGGTTTCGTAAAGACTTTTCGATAAGATATAAAGTTTGGGTATCTCCTGGAAGGTCTGATCGAAGAATGCTGTAATTAACCCCGTTACTTTTGCATCCGGGTGCTTGATGGCAGCCAGAGCATTGTCATATTCTTTCAATGCCATGTAAATCCGCGCCAGTGCGCTGTATTTTGGGGGGCCGTTCATGACGTTCATGTCTGTGATGCTTATATTTTGCAGTGAATCAGCAATTTTTTGAGCATCCGCCTTATTTCCGGTCAGGGCATGAGCAACACCAAGAACATCATAAATGTCGATCAGTTGAGATGTATAAAATGTACTTTTCTCACGTCCCCCTTCATGCAATAGTTTATAAGCAAGGGCGCCTTCCTGAATGGCCTTCTGAGGCTCCCCCTGGTCCAGATAAACAGAACCGCGAAGGATTTGCGGATAAACGGTGAGATCGGAACCGACATAAGTTCTCTCGCCCTGATCGATCTGCTTTTGCAGCAGGTCTGTTGTGGCGAGCGCTTTGCTGTAGTTGCGAATTCCATTGTAAGAGGCGGCCAGTAAATAAAGCTGGAAGGAAGACAGCGTACCGCCTTCATCAAGTTCTGGTTGGAGCATATTAATGATTTCA
This portion of the Syntrophales bacterium genome encodes:
- a CDS encoding CHAT domain-containing protein, yielding MKLKKYSTRLAILLLSCFLSACALSKDIKLSSYAQKQQIHEIINMLQPELDEGGTLSSFQLYLLAASYNGIRNYSKALATTDLLQKQIDQGERTYVGSDLTVYPQILRGSVYLDQGEPQKAIQEGALAYKLLHEGGREKSTFYTSQLIDIYDVLGVAHALTGNKADAQKIADSLQNISITDMNVMNGPPKYSALARIYMALKEYDNALAAIKHPDAKVTGLITAFFDQTFQEIPKLYILSKSLYETGNIKEATEGYDQLLGHPQIEQIGGIYWIVLLDRAKIALAEGRKSTAEDMLKKAIDVIEKQRSSINSEAGRIGFVGDKQTAYAELTALLLADGRYAEAFAYVERAKARALVDLLASQKDINVRGGQTEQIKTTLAQLDKVEDNLAVVAQVEDKENQKKSRAVVLALKKDLQEKAPELAALVSVTTPATAEIQNKIKDDETLLEYYCAGKEWYVFILTGKTIVAQKLPVADLENNIDGLRKNITTRNLPEFNQYSRTLYRQIFTLAAPAIKTKKLIIVPHGSLHYLPFAALSDSNEYLIDRFSIRMLPSASVLSFLKERAKQEDRGALIFGNPKLDDPKYDLKFAQDEALAIGKIIPKSNVLLRSEASKTNLLNFGSKYSVIHLAVHGVFDLDKPLNSALLLAADRNNDGLLRAADLYNLSLSADLVTLSACETALGKVATGDDVVGFTRGFLYAGARSLISSLWQVDDEATRDLMVNFYTNLSKMSKDDALQQAQLKVKKQYPQPFYWAAFLLTGSAM